The genomic DNA TTCGGCGGCGGCCGGGCGGCGCTGGCGACGCAGTCGCTGGCGTGGGCCCGCTGCCCCGAGACCCAGCCCCAGGCCCGCGCGCCCCTCCCCCCGGCCGGCCTACGCCCCACCATGCCCCGCCAACGCCCCCCGGAACCCCCGGGGCGTTAGCCGGGAGGCGTGGGAGGCGGGGGGACGTACACGCAGGACGCGGCGCCGCAGGCGCACGCGGATCCAGACGACGCGCCCGCGCCCCCGCCGCCCCCGGGCGAGCGCCGCGGGGCCGCATCCCCGCGGGCGCATGCGGCAGACGGACGAGGCGAGCCACCGCCCCGCCGAGACCACACGCGAGGCAGCGCGCTTCCCCGCCCTCGCCCTGCGAGCCCGCGGCGCGAGCCGACACCTCCCCAGCCCCAGCCGACCGCACCGCGCCTCCTCACCGCCGCCCCCGCCCCGCGGGATCACCGCGTAAGCCGACACCCTCCCCCGCCCCCCGAGCGCCGGTCGGGCACAGTGGTCAGGGGTAGGTGGCAAGGGACGAGTGGGGGTTACGCATGAGGTGGGCACGGGTCGTCGGGGTGGTGCGGGGTGCGCAGGTGGTGGCCATCGTCGCGCTGGTGGGCACGGCGCTCAGCGGCGTCGAGGCCGGCGGCGCCGGGCGGGTGGTGCTGTGGGCCGCCCTGGTCCTCTGGGGTACCGCCATGGCGGAGATCGCCGTGCGGGTGGCCCTCGGTGCCGTACGGGCCCTGCGGCGGCGCGGCGCGAAGGAGACACCCGGCGCCGACGGGGCGCTCCCCGGTGCCGTCGACCTGCACACCCCCGTCGCCGGCCGGTGGCGCGCGTTCAACAGCCCCGCGGACAAGGTGCCCAGCCACGGCACCCACTTCCTCGCCCAGACCTACGCCATCGACATCATCCGCACCCCCGAAGACGCCCCGGAGGACGACTCCGAAGACACCCCCGACGGCGCCCGGAAGGGCGCCTCCGCCCCCGCGCTGCGCTGGTGGCCGCCGTTCCCCGCCAACCGGGACTTCCCCGCCTTCGGCGCCCCCGTCCTCGCCCCCGCCGCCGGCCGCGTCGTCACCGTCGCCGGCTCCGCGCACCGCGACCACCGCGCCCGCAACACCGTCCTCGGCCTGGCGTACCTGATGGTCGTCGAGCAGATGGTCCGCTCGGTCGCCGCCGGTGCCGGCATCGGGGCGATCGTCGGCAACCACGTCGTGCTGGAGCTGGAGGACGGTTCGTACGCCCTCTTCGCGCATCTGCGCCGCGGCTCGGCGACCGTTCGCGAAGGGGACACCGTGCGGGCCGGGCAGCAACTCGCGGAGTGCGGCAACTCCGGCAACTCCAGCGAACCGCACCTGCACTTCCAGCTCATGGACGGCCCCGATCCGCGGCGGGCCGCGGGCGTGCCGTTCACCTGGCGCGGCGTCGGGGTGCCGGGGAACGGCACGGACTTCACCGCCACCCCGGCCCGTACCCCGGAAGCCGGCGGCCACGAAGCCGACCGCCCCGAAGCCGCCGACCCCGCCGTCAACTGAAGACGATCATCGACCCCTGCGCCAGGCTCCGCGTCGCCGCCGCGTGCAGCCCCAGCCACACGTGCCGCTCCTGCGCGAACTCCCCGCCGTCCGCCGGCGCCGTCGCCGCCGGCTCCGACAGCTCCGTCGGCCCCGGCGGCGGGGCCGGGGCCGGCGGCGGGTTGTCCGGGTCGATGCCGATCGCCGGGGCGACGGCCACGAGTTCGCGGACGAGCCCCTGCGCCGAGCCCAGCGGCCCGCCGCCGGCCAGCAGCTCCTCCGTCACCAGCGGATGCGGGAAGTCGACGGGGACGTACGCCCCCGCGTGGTCGTAGTGCCAGACCAGGTGCGACTGCTGCGCCGTGGACTCGAACATCTCCAGCAACTGCTCGTAGTCCCCGCCCAGCTCGCCGACCGGGGTGACTTCGAGGCCGCACAACTGCAGCAGGTACGCGCGGCGCAGGAAGTGCAGCGCGTCGTAGTCGAAGCCGGCGACCGGGGCGACGTCCCCGGACAGGCCCGGCATATAGCTCTGCACGGGCACCGGCGGCAGCCCCGCCTGCGCCAGCGCGGCGTCGTAGGCGGCGATCTCCTCGGCGAAGGGGTTGTCGGGGCTGTGGCACAGGACGTCGACGAGGGGCACCAGCCAGAGGTCGCAGGCCAAGCGGTACGCTCCTTAACTGCGCGGTTCGGCTCAGCGTAGCCGCTGACGGCGACCGCGCAGCACCCCCCGGCCGGGTAGCGCGCCCCGTCTCCGCCGGGTCTCGGCCACCGGCCCCGGGATCGAGCCGTCAGCCGCCCGCGAGCCGTTCGATCAGCTCCAGCGAGTGCCGGTTGTACGTCCGAACGACCTCCTCGGCGGCGGCCACGTCGCGCCGCTCTATGGCCTCGACGAGCTGCATGTGCCCCTGCCAGAACGTGCCGGGCACGCAGCCCTCGCTCTCCCCGCGCAGATACGGCACGGCGAACACCCAGCAGTGGATGCGCACCCGCTCCAGGAACTCGGTGATGTAGTCGTTGCCGATCAGGCTGGTGATCTCGCGCCAGAAGCGCAGGTCGTAGTGGACGAGCACGTCGAGGTCCCCGGCCTTCGCGGCCCGTTCCGCCTCCTCGCCGCGGCGGCGCATGGCGACCAGCGCGCCCGGCTTCGGGTCGACGGTGTGCGGGGGGCTGGCGCGGAAGACGCCCATCTGGACGACGGTGCGGGCGTCGGCCATGGCGCGGAAGTCGTCGAGGGTGAAGGCGTGCACGCGGTAGCCGCGGTGCTGCTCGACGTCGAGGAGACCCTGGGCGGAGAGGTCGACCAGGGCTTCGCGTACGGGGGTTGCGGAGACCCCGTACTGCTCCGCTATCTCGCCGACCGTGATGTGCTGCCCGGCCGCGAGCCGGCCGGCCAGGATCTCGTCGCGCAGGGCGTCGGCGATCTGAGCACGCAGCGTGTCGCGCCGGACCACGGCGCCTGCGGGGGTCATGCGGTGGGCCTTCCTGATGGGGGATGCCCCCACACGATAAGCGCACCGGGTGACGGTGATCGACAGCATGCTGTCCTTTTGACAGCATGCTGTCGTGAGCGGAACGCGGGCGCCGGGCCTGCAGAACCGTTTACCTGGCCGTCTGCGCGTAACCGGCCGAAAAGCGACCAAGAGCGGGAGGCGGCGGACCATGCGCGAGAGCACCGGCGACGGCGGGGCGGACGAGGCCGGCCTGGCGGCCCTCGGCGCCGCGGCGCTCCTCGACGCCGCCGCGGCGGCGTCGTTCCGGCTCGGCGGCCAGTTCCTCGCGCGCGGCGACCGGTTGGCCGCGCCCGCGGGGCTGACGGCCGCGCGCTGGCAGGTGCTGTTCGCGGTCCGCCGCGAGCCGCTGTCCGTCGCCGGCATCGCGCGCAGTCTGGGGATGGCCAGGCAGAGCGTGCAGCGGATCGCGGACGTCCTGGTGGCGGGTGGGCTCACGGCGTACGAACCGAACCCTGCGCACCGCCGCGCCAAGCTGCTCCGCCCCACCCCCGCGGGGCAGCGGGCGCTGGCGCGGCTGGGGCCGGGGCACGCGGAGTTCGCCGGCCGGCTCGCGCACCGGCTGGGCGGGGAGGCGCGGTTGGGCGAGACGCTGGCGGTGCTGCGGCGGCTGTCGGCGGCGCTGGAGGCGCTGCGGGCGGAGGACGCGGAGGCGGCGGAGGAGGCGGGGGAAGGGGCCGGCGGAAGAGGAGGTGCGCCGGGCCGGGACGCGGGCCGGAACGCAGATCGGGACGCGGGCCGGAAGCCGGGCCGCGCCCCCGCCGGGAAAAGGGCCGCTGACCTGGCCCGGGACCCCGCGGCGCCGAGGCCCCGCAAGGCTCGTACCCGCCGCTGATCCGCCGCCCGCCGAGATCACCGCCCCACGACGATGGTGTGACAGCACCGCAACGACAATCCCGGCCCCCCTCATCCCCACCCCCGGTCACCGCCTACGCTCTCCGGGTAGACCACGGGGGTAGGGGAATGGAGAGCGTGGAACCGCTGGCGCCGCAGGATCCGCAACAGATCGGGGCGTACCGGCTGCTCGGCAGGCTCGGCGCCGGTGGCATGGGCCGGGTCTACCTCGGCCGGACCGCGGGCGGCAGGACGGTGGCCGTCAAGCTGGTCAAGCCGGAGCTGGCCGCCGAGGAGGAGTTCCGCGCCCGCTTCCGTACGGAGGTGCGCGCCGCGGCGCGCGTCGGCGGCAAGTGGACGGCGCCGGTGCTCGACGCCGACACCGAGGCGCCGGTGCCGTGGGTCGCCACGGGGTACGTCGCCGGGCCGACGCTCCAGGAGGTCGTCGAGCGGTACGGACCGCTGCCGCCGGAGTCGCTGGTCACCCTCGCGTACGGGCTGGCCTCCGCGCTCCGCGACGTCCACGCGGCCGGGCTCGTGCACCGCGACCTCAAGCCGTCCAACGTGCTGGTCACCATCGAGGGCCCGCGCGTCATCGACTTCGGCATCGCCCGCGCGCTGGACTCGCTGTCCGACGGCACGGTCACGCGCACCGGCATCGTCGTCGGGTCGCCGAGCTTCATGTCCCCCGAGCAGATCATCGGGCAGGACGTGTCGGCGGCGAGCGACGTGTTCTGCCTGGGCGGGCTGCTGGCGTACGCGGCGACGGGGCGGGCGCCGTTCGGGTCGAGTTCGTCCGGGATGCACGCGGTGATGTTCCGCGTCGTCCAGGAGGACCCGGACCTGGAAGGCGTGACGGACCCGGCGCTGCACGGCCTCATATCCGGCTGCCTGGCCAAGCTCCCGGGGAACCGCCACGACACGGAGGCGATCGCCGGGCTGACGGGCCCGCCGGACCCGGAGGCGGCGTGGCTCCCGGCCGGCCTGACGGCCGACCTGGGGCGCCAGGCGGTACGCCTCCTGGACACGGACACGCCTCCGGCCGGCGACCGCGACACGAGCCCGCTCCGCACGGTGCCGCCTGCGGCGGGCACGGCGGGGGGCGGCAACGGACCGAGGAGCACCGGGGCCGCGGGCGAACCGGCGGGCCACGGAACCCCCACCGGGGCGGGCGCGCCCCCGAACTCCGGCGCGGAGCGCCGAGTTCGGGGTGCGGAGAAGAAGAACGGCGTGGGCGGCGGCTCCACGGGGGCCGAGTGGCCCCACCTGGCGGCGGACCCGGACTCCGGCGCGCAGCGCCGAGTCCCCGGTGCCGGGGCGGCGGACGGAGCCGGCAGCCACGCGACGGGCGCCGCGGTGGCCTACGGGCCGGCCGCGGGCCACGGGCCCGGCGCGGAGCGCCGGGGCAGGGGCGCGGGCGAATCGGGCCACGCCGCTGCCGAAGGGCCCGCGGCGGACCGGGAGTCCGGCACGCAGCGGCGATTCCCCGGTGCCGGGACGACGGACGGGGCCGGCGGCCCCGCGCCGGGCGCGGAGCGCCCGGGCACCGGCGCGGCGAACGAGCCGGGCGGCCACGCGACACCCGCCGGAGGCGCGGCCGCGGCCGGGGCGTGGCCCCGTGCCGCGGGCTCCGAGGACGCCACCGTCCAGCGCTCCGCGGGCGGTGCGGCCGGCGCGCGGCCGCAGGCCGCGGATCGGGGTCCCGGGTCGGGACCCCGGGTCTCGGGAAGGGGCGGGGACGGGGAGAACTCCCGCACAGAACCACGGCTGGGCCCCAGCTCCACCCGCCCGTACGAGACCCCCGCCGCCCACGGCTCCGCGGCCCACCCCGCCGCCGGCAGCACCGCGACACCCGCCGTCCCCGGTCCCGGCGCAGGCGCCCCTCCCCGCCGGCGCCGCCACCGCGCCCGGCTGCTCGCCGCGCTCGCCCTCCTCGTCGCCGCCGGCGTCGCCGTGCCCGTCGCCCTCGCCACCCAGCGCGACGACGGCGCCCCCGCCGCCCGCAGCTCCGATGTCCCCGACGAGTACCTCGGCGCCTGGCTCGGCACCCAGCTCAGCGACGGCGAACCGACCGGCACCTACCGCCAGTTCACGATCCGCCCCGGGGAGAAGGGCGAGGTCGTCGCCACCAGCATCGTGCTCAGCGGCGAGTCGCAGTGCACCAGCAAGGGCGAGCTGACGTCCACGGACAAGGGGCTGCACCTCGACACCGAGATCGTCGAGGCCGCCCCCGCCGGCGAGTGCACGGCGGTCGGCGGGCACGTGCTCAGGTACGAAGACGGCAAGCTGCTCTGGCGCGCCGACGACGGCCGCACCGCCGAGCTGGCCAAGGTCGAGCCCCGCGACCGCCGCATGCCGCGCGAGCTGCTGGGGAGCTGGCAGCGGCCCGCGGGGTCCGGCACCCAGGTGATGAAGGTCGTGCAGGCCGCGCCGGGGCAGATCGCCGTGCACTTCACGACCCGTACCGGCGACGGCGACACCTGCCAGGCGAAGGCCGACTTCGTCGGCGTCGACCAGCGCGACGACCGCGTGCTGCTCGGCCCGTCCGAGATCACCTCCGTCACGGGACCGGACGACCCCGGCACCGGCGAGACCCCCGACGGCCTCGGCGACGACTCGACGAGCACCGGCAAGCTCGGCGGCCCCTGCGTGCCCGGCTTCCCGTCCGCGATGCAGGCGACCGCCGACGGCTCCGTGCTGGACCGCCAGTTCCTCGGCGGCGAGCAGCGCACCCGGCATTACACAAGGGCGGACGGCTCGCCTGCCGACCCGACACAATAGGCTCCCCGGCGAGGGGGAAGGGGGGCAGCATGGACAGCCTCGGACCGGACGATCCACGCCGCGTCGGCTCGTACCAACTGCTGGGACGGCTCGGCGAGGGCGGCATGGGACGCGTCTACCTCGCCCGCTCCGAGCGCGGCAGGACCGCCGCGGTGAAGCTGGTCAAGGCCGAGCTGGCGCGCGAGCCGGAGTTCCGGCGGCGCTTCACGCAGGAGATCATCGCCGCGCGCCGGGTCGGCGGCGAGTGGACCGCGCCCGTGCTCGACGCCGACACGCACGCCGCGACCCCCTGGGTTGCCACCGGTTACGTCGCGGGACCCTCGCTGCACGAGGTCGTCGCCAAGGACCACGGCCCGCTGCCCGACGCCTCCGTGCGCGCGCTCGCGGGCGGGCTGGCGCGCGCGTTGCAGGCGATCCACGCCGCCGGGCTCGTCCACCGCGACCTCAAGCCGTCCAACATCCTCGTCACCATCGACGGGCCGCGCGTCATCGACTTCGGCATCGCCCGCGCGCTGGACTCGGTCACCGCCGCGGGCGACGGGCTCACCCGGACCGGCGCGGTCATCGGCTCGCCCGGCTTCATGTCGCCCGAGCAGGTGCGCGGCGAGCGGGTCACGGCGGCGAGCGACGTGTTCTGCCTCGGTACGGTGCTGGCGTTCGCGGCGACCGGGCGGATGCCGTTCGGCACGGAGAACAGCGGCGCGCACGCGCTGATGTTCCGGATCGCCGCGGAGGAGCCGGAACTGTCGGGCATCGAGGGCGAGTTGCGCACGGTGATCGAGCGCTGTCTCGCCAAGGAGCCGGGCGCGCGGCCGCAGGTCGCGGAGCTGGTGGCGCTGACGGAGGAGGCGGCGCAGCTCAAGCCGTGGCTGCCGGGGGCGCTGCTGGAGCTGCTGGCGCGGCGGGCGGTGGAGCTGCTGGACGCGGAGACGCCGCAGGCGACGGGCGGGATGACGGGGACAGCCGGGGCAGCCGGCGCTGCCCCCGCGTACGGGCCGCCGCTCACCGGCGCCACCCCCGGCCCGTACGGGCACACCGGCATGCAGCCCCAGCACCACCAGCCGTACGGCACCCCGCCCCACGCCCAGCCGCACACCCCGCCGCAGCAGCACCGCCCCGCCGCGTACGGCACCGCACCCACCGCGCACCCGCCGCCCTACCGCACCCCGCCGCCGCCCTACGGCCAGACCGGCTGGCAGACCCCGCACCCGCCGCTGCCGCTGCGGCCGCGCGCGGTGCGGCCGATCGCCACGGCGCTCCAGGTGCTGCTGGGCATCTACGCGGCGTTCGTCTGCCTCCAGGTCATCCAGGAGATCAACCTCCTGGTGCTGCTGGGCGAGGACGGCGCCGACACCTGGTACATGGCCGAGGACCTCGACCGGATGGAGAACTTCACCGCCGGCAACGTCCTCCTCTTCACGGTGTGCGCCGTGCTGTGGTCGGTCTGGTTCTACCGGCTGCGCACGAACGCGGAGGCGTTCGCCCCCGGCCAGGTGCGCTACTCCACCGGGCTGTCCGTCGGCTCCTGGTTCATCCCCGTCGCCCAGTTCTGGTTCCCCCTGCAGATCGCGAACGACATCTTCCGGATATCCAGCCCCTTCCCGCAGCACGCGCGCCCGCCCGTCGGCTACGGGCCGCGGCCCGTGTCGTACGGGAAGGGCGTCCTGAACTTCTGGTGGGCCACCTGGGTCGCCACCATGGTGCTCGCCCTGGTCACGGCGGAGGACTGGGAGGTCGGCAGCTCGATCGACTCGGCGATCCAGATCGTGCTGCTCGACCTGCTGTCCTCGTTCGTGCTGATCGTGACGAGCATCATGGCGCTGCTTGCCGTGCAGCAACTGACGACGCTGCAGGACCAGCGCCTCAAGGGAACGGTCTGACGGCTGACTGACTTAGCGGCAGGCTCAGAGGAACGAGTTGATCTGGATCGTCTCGTCCCGCCCGGGGCCGACGCCGATCGCCGACACGGGGGCGCCCGACATCTCCTCCAGCGCCTTGACGTAGCCCTGCGCATTCTTCGGCAGCTCCTCGAAGGACGTAGCCTTCGAGATGTCCTCGGACCAGCCGGGCAGCATCTCGTACACGGGCGTGGCATGGTGGAAGTCGGTCTGGCTGTACGGCAGTTCCGTGACCCGGCGGCCGTCGATGTCGTACGCGACGCAGACGGGGATGCGCTCCCAGCCGGTGAGCACGTCGAGCTTGGTGAGGAAGAAGTCCGTCAGGCCGTTGACACGGGTCGCGTAGCGGGCGATCACCGCGTCGAACCAGCCGCAGCGCCGGTCCCGGCCGGTGGTCACGCCGCGCTCGCCGCCGATGGTGCGCAGCCGGTCCCCGTCCTCGTCGAACAGCTCGGTCGGGAACGGTCCGGCACCGACGCGCGTTGTGTACGCCTTGAGGATGCCGATGACCCGGCTGATCCGAGTGGGGCCGACGCCGGCTCCCGTGCAGGCGCCCCCCGCGGTCGGGTTGGACGAGGTGACGAAGGGGTACGTGCCGTGGTCGACGTCGAGGAGCGTGCCCTGCCCGCCCTCGAAGAGGACGACCTTCCCGGCGTCGATGGCCTCGTTGAGCACGAGGGTGGTGTCGGCGACATACGGGCGCAACTGCTCCGCGTAGCCGAGGAGCTGCTCGACGACGGCGTCGGGGCGGATGGCGCGGCGGTTGTAGAGCTTGGCGAGGACCTGGTTCTTCTGGTCCAGCGCCGCGTCGACCTTCTGCCGCAGGATCGACTCGTCGAAGACGTCCTGCACCCGGATCCCGACGCGGTTGATCTTGTCGGCGTAGGCCGGGCCGATGCCGCGGCCCGTGGTGCCGATCTTCCGCTTGCCGAGGAACCGTTCCGTCACCTTGTCGAGGTCGGTGTGGTACGCCGTGATGAGGTGCGCGTTGCCGCTGAGGAGCAGCTTGGACGTGTCCACGCCGCGCTGCTGCAGCGCGCTCAGCTCGCCGAGCAGCACCTCGGGGTCGACGACCACGCCGTTGCCGATCACCGGCGTGCAGCTCGGCGACAGGATGCCCGACGGCAGCAGGTGCAGCGCGTACTTCTGATCGCCGACCACCACCGTGTGCCCGGCGTTGTTCCCGCCCTGGAAGCGCACCACGTAGTCCACCGAGCCGCCGAGCAGATCGGTGGCCTTCCCCTTGCCTTCGTCACCCCACTGAGCACCGAGCAGCACAAGTGCGGGCACAGGCGTACACCCCTTCCGGGCGGGGCATGTCCAACGTGCGGTGCGCCGTGCACCGGGGATCGGACCGGGCCCCGGATAGACGAAGCCCCTGGCACAAGTGCGACAGGGGCTCTTGCACCGAGAGATTACCTGAGGAAGGACCGTGGTGTCGGCTCCAGACCCCACCGGGCGCTCACTGCTCGTGCTCATCGACCCCGCTGCACGGCGGGCGGACGGGGAAGCCGTACGGATCGCGAGGGACGTGCTCTCCGCGGCGGCGGCCACGAAGATCTGCCTGCCGGAGACCGCGCCGGAACTCGCGCGCGCCCTGGCCCGCCGGGGGGCCCGCCGGCCGGTGGTCATCGGTGACGACCGGGCGTTCCTGCGGGTGGTGACCGAACTGCGCCGCCAGGAGACGCTGGCGGACGCGCCGCTGGCGCTGGTCCCGGTGGGCACGGCGAGAACGCTGGCGGCGACGCTGGGCGTCCCCACGGGCACGGTGACCGCGGCCCGGACGGTGCTGGACGGCGAGGAACGCCGGCTGGGGCTGCTGGTGGACGACGGTGGCGGGGTGGTGCTGGACGCGCTGCGCCTGCCGGCGGCGGGTGCGGGGCGGTCGGAGGGGGACCACCGGACACCGGAAGGCGCAAGCGCACCGGCCACCACCCCGGCCGCCGCTGCTCCGGCCGGCGGCCTGGCGGGCCTGACGCAGCGGGTGGGTTCTGGAGCGAGCGCGGTGGGCCGCCGGTGGACCCCGGCGGCGGGCCTGCGGGCGCTGGCAGCGAGGGCGGTGGGCCAGCGGAACGGAACGGTCCGCGAGCCGGGTACGCCGCCGGTGGTGGCGGAGTGGGGCGCGGAGGACGCGACGGGCGGCTGGGAGTCGGGCGGCGCGGAGGGCTGGCCACCGACGCCGGAGGACGGGGCGGACGGTGCCGGCGCGGCCGGCGGGGCCGGCGGCGGCCCGGCGGAGACGGCGCCCCCGGACGCGGACTTCCGCCTCCGCGTGGAGGCGGACGGCGTGCTGCTGGCGGACCTGGACGGCCCGGCGGCGCAGGTACGGGTGGTCACGGACCCGACGAGCGGCCTGGCCCAGGTGGTGATCCGCCCCCGCGGCACGGGCGACCCGCTGCACGCGGAGGCCCGTAGCGTACGAGTCTGGGGCAGCGACTTCCGCTACCGCGCCGACGCCCTCCTCAGTCCCCCGGTAAAGCAGCGCACCTGGACCGCCCACCCCAACGCCTGGCGCCTCATCACGGCCCCGATGCCGTGAACGGGCGCGGCCTGTCGGCCGTCCAGCGCCTCAAGAGGCAATTGCGGCGCGGAATCCGGGGTGGTGGAGTGATGAGGATCTTCGATAGCGTCGTCACACGGAGTTTCCCGTCATCACTCGGAGTTGATCGTGACCCGCCGCCCCTTGCCCGCCGCGACCGCGGCCGTTACCGGTACCGACTCTGTCACCCGCGGCGGGAGACGCACGGGTGCCGGACCTCGCGTGAAGACGTCGGCCGGTGCACTGGCGATCGCGACGCTGCTGCTGCTCACGGCCTGCGGAGGTAGTGACGACGGTGGGAGCGACGACAAGATCGATGCATCGAAGCCGTCGTCGTCGGCTTCCGAGTCACCGGCAGAGGCGGAAACTCCGGGCCGGCCGGAGATCAAACTGCCGGCCGACGCGAAAAACGTCTTCGAGGACACCGAGACCGGCGACCCGGAGAAGGACGCCGTCCTCGCGGACAACGAGGCGTGGGTCAACGCGGTCGACGATGCCATCCTCAGCGGAGAGGAGAGCACCGACGCGGTGCGCTTCTACACCGACGGAGTCGCATTCGGCCCCACGGTCGAGTACATCGAAGGCTGGGTGCAAGAAGGCGACACGTGGGTCGGCACAGCGCGATACTTCGATCGCAAGGTGACGCTCAACGAGGATGGCTCCGCCGCGGTGATCTACTGCATTGACGAGAGCAATGCCTTCGTAAAGGACGGCAAGACCGGTGAGGTTGATCGTTCGGCGGCCACCAAGAATGCCTACGTTCTCTACAACACGCGCCTTGAGAAGAACAAGGAGGGCGTGTGGAAGACCATCAACGCTCTGTCCGAAAGGGGGGCGAATCAGTGCCAGCCATGAGGCGCAGCGCCCTCCTGGCCGTTTGTTTAGCGGCGCCAGCCTTGCTGTTACCAGGGCAGGCCCACGCCGAAAGAACTGAACACGGTGGGATTTCTTCGGTCGAAGAAGGCGGAGGCACCGTGGACGGCCAAATCTCTGCGGCCGCCGGCGTGGAGGTCACCACAACCGGTGGGAGTGCCGAGGCTGGCGGCTCGGGCCCATTGACCCCGATCGGGGACTGGTCGCCTCCTGCATGCTGGTACGCACCGAAGTGGACCGCCGAGGAGGCCGCGCAGAGCCGTCTCGACGGAATGGTGGATCTGAGTCCGCAGCACGACGCGGACAATGCGGAATCCATGAAGGACAAGTACATCGACGGCGACCACGGAGCCTTCAATGTCAAGAAGAACGACAAGGGCTACTGGTGGGGCGCGTACAGAGACCCTGACCGCCTGAGCGACCCCACGGCAGGGGCTTGCAATGAAATGCCGTTCTGGGTCGACACCGGGGACGAGCCCCCCGCTGATATCGAGAACACCATCACGCCCGAACTCCTGGCTCAGCTCGCCTACGAGGAGATCCGGATTCCCGAGGGCACCGCGACCCTCCAGCCCGCCGACGACAACCAGGTCGTGAACCTGCCCACCTGGGTCTCGCTGGACGAAGCGACGTTCCACCCGGTGTCCGCGACCGCCTCCGTCGAGGTGCTCGACATCTCCGCCACCACCACCGCCCGGCCCGTCCGGGTCCACATCGATCCCGGGACCGGCGACGCGGTCACCTACCCGGAGTCGGGCGAGTGTCCGCTCGGTGACGGCGGCATCGGCCAGGAGCGGCCGGCCGGGGCGGAGGGGCCGCCTCCGTGCGGGGTGGAGTATCTGCGCTCCTCCGAGGCCACCGGGCCGTACCCCTTCCAGGCCACCGTCACCTGGGAGGTCAGTTGGACCGGGACCAACAATCCCGACCCCGCCGAACTCCCCGCGGGGACGTTCGGTACGCCGCAGGACGTCACCGTCAAGGAGATCCAGTCCGTCGTCCGCTGACCCGGCCGGGGGCGGCGG from Streptomyces sp. CMB-StM0423 includes the following:
- a CDS encoding diacylglycerol kinase family protein, yielding MSAPDPTGRSLLVLIDPAARRADGEAVRIARDVLSAAAATKICLPETAPELARALARRGARRPVVIGDDRAFLRVVTELRRQETLADAPLALVPVGTARTLAATLGVPTGTVTAARTVLDGEERRLGLLVDDGGGVVLDALRLPAAGAGRSEGDHRTPEGASAPATTPAAAAPAGGLAGLTQRVGSGASAVGRRWTPAAGLRALAARAVGQRNGTVREPGTPPVVAEWGAEDATGGWESGGAEGWPPTPEDGADGAGAAGGAGGGPAETAPPDADFRLRVEADGVLLADLDGPAAQVRVVTDPTSGLAQVVIRPRGTGDPLHAEARSVRVWGSDFRYRADALLSPPVKQRTWTAHPNAWRLITAPMP